In the genome of Christensenella timonensis, one region contains:
- the dapF gene encoding diaminopimelate epimerase produces the protein MHVTKMHGLGNDFIVIEERELAGQEIPELARRLCTRRLNVGADGLLLVGGSSCADVRMRIINADGSEAEMCGNGIRCFARYVYDHGIVPKTLMDVETLAGVIRPELVIEDGRVRAVRVDMGKPSFDPEAVPVLAQEPMDLEIPTDCGAVRASSVLMGVPHTIVFVEDMDAVPIDVLGPAIEKHALFPRGTNVDFIQVLDDKTARMETWERGAGRTLACGTGASAAGAVMYKKGVMGPRADIRLFAGSLHIENLPDGRVMMTGAAEYVLDGEIK, from the coding sequence ATGCACGTTACAAAAATGCACGGATTGGGAAATGATTTCATTGTGATCGAAGAGCGGGAGCTTGCGGGGCAGGAAATCCCGGAACTTGCGCGCAGGTTGTGCACAAGAAGGCTCAATGTAGGTGCGGATGGGCTGCTGTTGGTCGGCGGTAGCAGCTGTGCGGACGTGCGGATGCGTATTATCAATGCCGACGGCAGCGAGGCGGAAATGTGCGGCAACGGGATCCGCTGTTTTGCGCGGTATGTATACGACCATGGTATCGTGCCCAAAACGTTGATGGATGTGGAAACACTGGCAGGCGTGATCAGGCCGGAGCTTGTGATCGAAGACGGCAGGGTGCGGGCGGTGCGCGTAGATATGGGGAAACCTTCGTTTGACCCGGAGGCGGTTCCCGTATTGGCGCAGGAGCCGATGGACCTTGAAATACCTACCGATTGCGGCGCAGTGCGCGCTTCCAGCGTGCTGATGGGCGTGCCGCATACGATCGTTTTTGTGGAGGATATGGACGCCGTGCCCATTGACGTACTGGGGCCGGCGATCGAGAAGCACGCGCTTTTCCCGCGCGGGACAAATGTCGATTTTATCCAGGTGCTGGACGATAAAACGGCGCGCATGGAAACATGGGAGCGCGGGGCGGGGCGTACGCTTGCTTGCGGAACCGGGGCGAGCGCGGCCGGGGCCGTGATGTACAAAAAAGGGGTCATGGGCCCGCGGGCGGATATCCGCCTTTTTGCAGGGAGCCTGCACATTGAAAACCTGCCGGACGGGCGGGTCATGATGACGGGCGCTGCGGAATATGTGCTTGACGGAGAAATAAAATGA